The Nitrosospira lacus genome window below encodes:
- a CDS encoding substrate-binding domain-containing protein — protein sequence MKQKLKHMVASLGLVFAGHVYAVGPTVTPDLIIYAGGGAEQNNVFETIAKSLFTPGTIDYYTDQADNSKGKGFRAVYGKLAAAAGSVPAGSNVLIAYRSLGGAFNGVGPVARGGPLTYPKIIGNATLISAGGNPSYRITNTGLTEQKSPDIGLVNEEITLFTGLNLPAGVSPLTAAELTHVTSQPLYDVVNGIAVTNNLAVQRPNGFSKAEIAAILAGNIQDWSQLGLPAGPVVLIDRNFGSGAKAAVNQYFLNAPGGAAFGGTVDPINLNGDVGDPVNYSEYTVRTEPSSGNVPGVLDGVFAKGKRAIGVLGLENLPTAASNWQFTAINGASVGTTTFNKAQAISGQYDYFYQASVNTRNSAVNGQRFNQSGTAWGSVISAFINKALDPAVITTVPGTILDPVTFPVTGNAALDAFRAKGTRFGNSTAPLQLVE from the coding sequence ATGAAACAGAAGCTAAAACATATGGTTGCATCGCTCGGGCTGGTTTTTGCCGGGCATGTCTACGCGGTAGGACCCACCGTCACGCCAGACCTGATCATTTACGCGGGCGGAGGCGCGGAACAAAACAATGTTTTCGAAACGATTGCCAAATCGTTATTTACGCCGGGAACAATCGACTACTACACAGACCAGGCGGATAACTCCAAGGGTAAAGGTTTCCGCGCGGTATATGGGAAGCTGGCAGCAGCGGCGGGCTCGGTGCCAGCCGGTTCGAACGTATTGATAGCGTATCGCTCATTGGGTGGAGCGTTTAACGGGGTAGGCCCGGTAGCTCGTGGTGGACCCCTGACCTATCCCAAGATTATCGGCAATGCGACACTCATCAGCGCGGGAGGCAATCCATCTTACCGGATTACCAATACCGGACTGACAGAGCAAAAATCGCCGGATATCGGTCTGGTAAACGAGGAGATAACGCTTTTCACGGGACTGAATTTGCCTGCCGGAGTTTCCCCACTGACCGCAGCAGAATTGACCCATGTGACATCTCAGCCTCTTTATGACGTCGTCAATGGAATAGCGGTTACTAATAATCTGGCGGTGCAACGGCCCAATGGATTCAGCAAGGCTGAAATCGCCGCTATCCTCGCAGGCAATATTCAGGATTGGAGCCAGTTGGGCCTGCCCGCAGGTCCGGTTGTGCTGATCGACCGGAACTTCGGTTCGGGTGCAAAGGCCGCCGTGAACCAGTATTTCCTGAACGCCCCGGGTGGCGCCGCCTTTGGGGGGACTGTCGATCCAATCAACTTGAATGGTGATGTGGGCGACCCGGTTAACTATAGCGAATACACGGTGCGCACCGAGCCTAGTTCAGGAAACGTTCCCGGCGTGCTGGATGGCGTGTTTGCCAAGGGCAAACGCGCCATCGGTGTGTTGGGCCTGGAAAATCTCCCCACCGCGGCCAGCAATTGGCAATTCACAGCGATTAATGGTGCCAGTGTCGGGACCACGACCTTCAACAAGGCGCAGGCAATCAGCGGCCAGTACGATTATTTCTATCAGGCATCGGTCAACACGCGGAACAGCGCCGTGAATGGTCAGCGATTTAACCAGAGCGGCACTGCCTGGGGCAGCGTGATTAGCGCCTTTATCAACAAAGCACTCGATCCCGCTGTTATCACGACTGTACCGGGCACAATTCTCGATCCCGTTACGTTTCCTGTAACGGGCAATGCGGCCCTTGATGCATTCCGTGCCAAAGGCACACGCTTCGGCAACTCCACCGCTCCGCTGCAATTGGTAGAGTAA
- a CDS encoding FxDxF family PEP-CTERM protein gives MKSHKLKYLSRMVVLVTFAASGSAFAAYTGTAGNSSVLFNVYESTSGYSFALDTGLRKDDINAAFAGVNFNLAADANWTSFLANVGPAHLADIKWNIIAADTNSGSLDGDPVSYLTTGPSTGVPNGTTNTQLGSWGGNFNSYVTASGNVDAPGFVGGNSTLHLKEGSADYASFEVAEGTNWNTKANFNTTARLGESLSFYEITRNGTLNLNKVNAALLGTATLSSTGELTVSPVPEADSWAMLLAGLGLVGAIARRRSKSAS, from the coding sequence ATGAAATCTCATAAGTTGAAATATTTGTCCCGCATGGTGGTTTTGGTAACTTTTGCCGCTTCGGGTTCTGCGTTTGCTGCATATACCGGTACTGCGGGGAACAGCTCGGTATTGTTTAATGTCTATGAATCCACCAGTGGTTATTCTTTTGCGTTGGATACCGGTCTGCGTAAGGATGACATCAATGCGGCATTTGCAGGCGTCAATTTCAATCTGGCCGCCGATGCAAATTGGACCTCCTTTCTTGCCAATGTAGGTCCGGCCCATTTAGCCGATATCAAATGGAACATCATTGCTGCGGATACAAACTCCGGATCGCTGGATGGGGACCCTGTCAGCTATCTGACCACAGGCCCCTCAACCGGTGTTCCCAATGGCACAACCAACACCCAATTGGGTTCCTGGGGAGGCAATTTTAACTCTTACGTAACTGCGAGTGGTAATGTGGACGCTCCCGGGTTTGTTGGTGGAAACTCCACCCTTCATTTAAAAGAGGGATCCGCTGACTATGCTTCGTTTGAAGTTGCCGAAGGCACCAATTGGAATACCAAGGCCAATTTCAATACAACTGCACGATTGGGCGAAAGCTTGAGTTTCTATGAAATCACCAGAAACGGAACACTCAACCTGAATAAAGTGAATGCGGCTTTACTAGGTACAGCAACGCTGAGCAGCACCGGAGAACTTACCGTATCCCCCGTTCCGGAGGCTGACAGCTGGGCCATGCTCCTGGCGGGCCTGGGGCTGGTGGGCGCCATTGCTCGCCGCCGTTCCAAATCCGCATCCTAG
- the ttcA gene encoding tRNA 2-thiocytidine(32) synthetase TtcA — translation MEIVSRKEQHNINKLHKRLRRLVGTAIADFNMIEAGDRVMVCLSGGKDSYVLLDILRSLQAHAPLPFELIAVNLDQKQPGFPEHVLPGYLTSIDMPFRIVEQDTYSVVKRVIAEGKTTCSLCSRLRRGVLYRVAGELGATKIALGHHRDDILETLFLNLFYGGKLKTMPPKLVSDDGRHIVIRPLAYCKEKDLETYAQIESFPIIPCNLCGSQKNLQRQAVKEMMQQWDKKFPGRLETMFTALQNVQPSHLADPALYDFRGLKTGDGPVADGDKAFDPETFEPTVAEILSLNKG, via the coding sequence ATGGAAATCGTGTCCAGAAAAGAACAACACAATATTAATAAGCTGCACAAGCGGTTGAGGCGTCTTGTCGGCACGGCTATTGCCGATTTCAATATGATCGAGGCGGGAGACCGGGTGATGGTGTGCCTCTCGGGCGGTAAAGATAGCTACGTGTTGCTTGATATCCTGCGCAGCTTGCAGGCCCACGCGCCGTTACCGTTCGAATTGATTGCGGTGAATCTGGACCAGAAGCAGCCCGGCTTCCCCGAGCATGTGCTGCCCGGATACCTTACCAGCATTGACATGCCTTTCCGCATTGTTGAGCAGGATACCTATAGCGTGGTGAAACGCGTCATTGCCGAGGGTAAAACAACTTGCAGTCTGTGCTCACGTTTGCGACGGGGAGTGTTGTACCGCGTCGCAGGCGAGCTGGGTGCGACAAAAATCGCGCTGGGGCATCATCGCGACGATATTCTCGAGACCCTGTTTCTCAATCTGTTTTACGGAGGCAAGCTGAAGACTATGCCGCCCAAGCTGGTAAGTGACGATGGCCGGCATATCGTGATTCGCCCGCTTGCCTACTGCAAGGAGAAAGACCTGGAAACCTATGCCCAGATTGAGAGTTTTCCGATCATTCCCTGTAATCTGTGCGGCTCTCAAAAAAATCTCCAGCGGCAGGCGGTGAAAGAAATGATGCAACAGTGGGATAAAAAATTCCCCGGCAGGCTGGAAACGATGTTTACGGCGTTGCAGAACGTGCAGCCTTCGCATCTGGCCGATCCCGCACTCTATGATTTTCGTGGACTCAAGACGGGAGACGGACCTGTCGCCGATGGCGACAAGGCGTTTGACCCGGAAACATTTGAGCCTACGGTGGCGGAAATCCTGAGTTTGAACAAAGGCTGA
- a CDS encoding DegQ family serine endoprotease, translating to MKKSFRSVVFKTVFLVLLTTALPAHSALPFDNRSGVPSLAPMLQDVTPAVVNISVQTRSAIEDNPLFRDPFFRRFFELPDQAARPERSAGSGVIVDAAKGYVVTNFHVIKDAQQILVTLKDRRQFQAKLVGTDPGTDIALLKIEAKNLRALRLGDSDLLNVGDFVVAIGNPFGLGQTVTSGIVSALGRSGLDIEGYEDFIQTDASINPGNSGGALVSLKGELVGINTAIIGPSGANVGIGFAVPSAMVKSVLEQIVRFGEVRRGRLGASSEDITHDLASSLGLASTEGAIISTIEPGSPAEKAGLMPRDVVTGVNGRAVRNAADLRNKVGMRPIGETIDLRLIRDGKPLSVKVKIAKPVEVAGTEAETVPQLAGATVANLKAGRGRAEGVLVTEVDANSPAWQHGIRPGDVIIGANRRKVRSIQELLAVLKASEDVLILNLLRGDFRLTLVIR from the coding sequence ATGAAAAAATCGTTCAGATCCGTCGTATTCAAAACGGTTTTCCTTGTTTTGCTGACGACAGCGTTGCCCGCCCACTCTGCCCTGCCGTTCGATAATAGGAGTGGCGTTCCTTCGCTGGCTCCAATGCTTCAGGATGTGACGCCGGCGGTGGTAAATATTTCGGTGCAGACGCGCTCCGCCATCGAAGACAATCCGTTGTTTCGTGATCCATTTTTTCGCCGCTTTTTTGAACTCCCTGACCAGGCAGCCCGTCCTGAGCGCAGCGCCGGATCGGGGGTGATCGTAGATGCAGCCAAGGGGTATGTTGTAACCAATTTCCATGTGATCAAGGATGCCCAGCAGATTCTTGTCACCCTCAAGGACAGACGCCAGTTTCAGGCGAAGCTGGTGGGAACGGACCCCGGCACCGATATCGCCTTGCTGAAAATTGAAGCAAAGAATTTGCGGGCTTTGCGCCTCGGTGATTCCGATTTGCTTAACGTGGGCGATTTCGTCGTCGCTATTGGCAATCCGTTTGGCCTGGGACAGACCGTCACTTCCGGCATCGTCAGCGCGCTGGGCAGGAGCGGGCTCGACATCGAGGGATACGAAGACTTCATACAAACCGACGCATCCATCAACCCGGGCAATTCCGGCGGCGCGCTGGTAAGCCTCAAGGGAGAGCTGGTTGGTATCAACACAGCCATTATCGGCCCCTCTGGCGCCAATGTGGGGATCGGTTTCGCGGTGCCAAGTGCGATGGTCAAATCGGTGCTGGAGCAGATCGTGCGCTTTGGAGAGGTGCGCCGCGGCAGGCTGGGCGCGAGCAGTGAAGATATTACGCATGATCTCGCATCATCCTTGGGATTGGCATCCACCGAAGGCGCTATCATCAGCACGATTGAGCCTGGTTCTCCGGCGGAAAAGGCGGGCTTGATGCCACGTGACGTGGTAACGGGAGTCAACGGGCGCGCGGTGCGCAATGCCGCCGATTTGCGCAACAAGGTAGGAATGAGGCCGATCGGAGAAACAATAGACCTCAGATTGATAAGGGATGGCAAGCCTCTGTCCGTAAAGGTAAAGATCGCCAAGCCGGTTGAAGTGGCCGGTACCGAGGCGGAAACGGTACCCCAGCTGGCGGGCGCAACCGTAGCGAATCTCAAGGCGGGTCGGGGGCGTGCTGAAGGCGTGCTGGTGACCGAGGTAGATGCCAACAGTCCTGCCTGGCAGCATGGAATCAGGCCGGGGGATGTCATCATCGGGGCTAATCGCAGGAAAGTACGCTCGATACAGGAGCTTCTTGCGGTTCTGAAGGCAAGCGAGGACGTCCTCATTCTCAATTTGCTGCGTGGAGATTTCAGGCTGACTCTTGTAATCCGCTAG
- the leuS gene encoding leucine--tRNA ligase produces the protein MQEKYHPQQIEQDAQRYWEASAAFKAVEIAGKPKYYCLSMFPYPSGKLHMGHVRNYTIGDVLSRYRRMQGYNVLQPMGWDAFGLPAENAALQNNVPPARWTYDNIAYMRKQLRSLGLAIDWDRELATCAPDYYRWNQWLFLRMLEKGLAYRKTGTVNWDPIDQTVLANEQVIDGRGWRTGALVEKREIPMYYMKITAYADELLETLNVLPGWPERVKTMQANWIGKSFGVDVIFPADILSGMPQALKVFTTRADTLLGVTYVAVAAEHPVALYAARGNPKLAEFIEACKHGATMEAELATQEKKGMNTGLFVIHPLTEAKLPVWIANYVLMGYGEGAVMAVPAHDERDFEFAAKYSLRIRPVIKPGDRDLASPLTQAYVEHGVTFDSGEFSGLEFQAAVDAIAAALEQKGLGEKHVRYRLRDWGISRQRYWGCPIPLIYCDTCGVVPVPDDQLPVVLPEDLVPDGTGNPLAKNPSFYECSCPACGKPARRETDTMDTFVDSSWYYIRYACTGQDKTMAATMTDARVNYWLPVDQYIGGIEHAILHLLYSRFWSKVMRDLGLVKFDEPFANLLTQGMVLNEIMFRKTETGRITYFNPADVDIQTDEQGRRTGALLRADGQPVESGGIGTMSKSRNNGVDPQKLVEQYGADTARLFMMFASPPEQTLEWADTGMDGAFRFLKRLWKQVYEHLRQDVPADDPAQGGDVDLELKALRFQLHQTIAKVSDDLGRRHTFNTAIAAVMELMNALGKLEDSSPAARNLMRESLEKIILLLSPVVPHICHALWRELKPGTELLDQPWPQADSTALVQDEIELVVQVNGKLRGQIRVAKDARREVIERTVAENGQVQKFIAGKTIKKVILVPGRLVNIVV, from the coding sequence ATGCAGGAAAAATATCATCCACAGCAAATCGAACAGGATGCCCAGCGGTATTGGGAGGCGAGTGCCGCTTTCAAGGCCGTTGAGATAGCTGGCAAGCCGAAATATTACTGCCTGTCGATGTTTCCGTATCCGTCCGGCAAGCTGCACATGGGGCATGTGCGAAACTACACCATTGGTGATGTGCTGTCGCGCTATCGCCGCATGCAGGGGTATAACGTGCTGCAACCCATGGGATGGGACGCTTTCGGCCTGCCCGCGGAGAACGCGGCGCTACAAAACAATGTCCCTCCCGCGCGGTGGACGTACGACAACATCGCTTACATGCGCAAACAGTTGCGGAGTCTGGGACTGGCCATAGACTGGGACCGCGAGCTCGCCACCTGCGCGCCGGACTATTACCGCTGGAACCAGTGGCTTTTTCTGCGAATGCTGGAAAAAGGATTGGCCTATAGAAAGACCGGCACTGTTAATTGGGATCCCATCGACCAGACCGTGCTGGCCAACGAGCAGGTAATAGATGGGCGCGGCTGGCGCACCGGGGCGCTGGTGGAAAAGCGCGAGATCCCGATGTATTACATGAAGATTACCGCTTATGCCGACGAACTGCTGGAAACACTGAATGTCCTGCCCGGCTGGCCGGAACGGGTCAAGACCATGCAGGCCAACTGGATCGGCAAGAGTTTTGGTGTCGACGTTATCTTCCCCGCAGACATCCTTTCCGGCATGCCGCAGGCGCTGAAAGTTTTTACCACCCGTGCCGATACGCTGCTTGGCGTAACCTACGTTGCCGTGGCAGCCGAGCATCCCGTTGCGCTATACGCCGCACGAGGCAATCCAAAGCTTGCCGAATTCATTGAAGCCTGCAAGCATGGCGCCACCATGGAAGCGGAACTCGCCACCCAGGAAAAGAAAGGAATGAACACCGGGCTGTTTGTCATTCACCCGCTGACCGAGGCGAAGCTCCCGGTATGGATCGCTAATTATGTGCTGATGGGCTACGGCGAAGGAGCGGTAATGGCTGTTCCGGCCCATGACGAACGCGATTTCGAGTTTGCGGCAAAATATTCGCTGCGCATCAGGCCGGTGATCAAGCCGGGTGACCGTGATCTGGCAAGTCCCCTCACACAGGCGTATGTGGAGCACGGTGTGACTTTTGATTCAGGCGAATTCTCCGGCCTTGAATTCCAGGCGGCGGTGGATGCAATTGCGGCGGCGCTGGAACAGAAAGGGCTGGGCGAAAAACACGTGCGCTATCGCTTGCGCGATTGGGGTATTTCACGCCAACGTTACTGGGGCTGTCCCATTCCCCTGATTTATTGCGATACCTGCGGCGTGGTACCGGTGCCGGATGACCAGCTTCCCGTGGTGCTTCCGGAGGACCTGGTGCCGGACGGTACGGGCAATCCGCTGGCAAAAAACCCGTCATTTTACGAATGTTCCTGCCCCGCCTGCGGCAAGCCCGCACGGCGGGAGACGGATACCATGGATACTTTCGTGGATTCCTCCTGGTACTACATCCGTTATGCCTGCACCGGCCAGGACAAGACTATGGCCGCTACCATGACCGATGCGCGCGTGAATTACTGGTTGCCCGTGGATCAATATATCGGCGGTATCGAGCATGCTATTCTGCATCTCCTCTACTCCCGCTTCTGGAGCAAAGTCATGCGCGATCTGGGTCTGGTAAAATTCGACGAACCGTTCGCCAACTTGCTGACGCAAGGCATGGTGCTGAATGAGATCATGTTTCGCAAAACCGAAACCGGACGCATCACCTATTTCAATCCGGCGGACGTGGATATTCAGACGGACGAGCAAGGCAGGCGCACCGGCGCGCTGCTGCGCGCGGATGGTCAACCGGTTGAATCCGGTGGCATCGGTACCATGTCGAAATCCCGAAACAATGGTGTTGATCCGCAAAAACTGGTGGAGCAATATGGCGCCGATACCGCCCGGTTGTTCATGATGTTCGCCAGCCCGCCGGAGCAGACGCTGGAATGGGCGGATACCGGAATGGACGGCGCATTCCGCTTTTTGAAACGGTTGTGGAAACAGGTGTATGAGCATTTGCGGCAAGATGTGCCCGCGGACGATCCAGCGCAAGGTGGCGATGTTGACCTTGAGCTCAAGGCCTTGCGTTTTCAGCTGCACCAGACCATCGCCAAAGTGAGCGATGACCTGGGCAGGCGCCACACTTTTAATACCGCCATCGCGGCGGTGATGGAACTGATGAACGCTCTCGGAAAACTTGAAGATTCCAGCCCGGCAGCGCGCAATTTGATGCGGGAATCGCTGGAGAAAATCATATTGCTGCTGTCGCCCGTCGTTCCTCATATCTGTCATGCGCTGTGGCGCGAACTCAAACCGGGCACCGAGCTCCTCGATCAACCATGGCCGCAAGCCGATAGCACAGCTTTGGTGCAGGATGAAATTGAGCTGGTGGTGCAGGTCAACGGTAAACTACGCGGTCAGATACGTGTCGCCAAAGATGCCAGGCGAGAAGTGATTGAACGTACGGTGGCGGAAAACGGTCAAGTACAGAAATTCATCGCCGGAAAGACAATAAAGAAGGTGATACTGGTGCCCGGCAGGCTGGTGAATATCGTTGTGTGA
- the lptE gene encoding LPS assembly lipoprotein LptE — protein sequence MKNILLVALCFVLTACGFQLRGQASLPFETIYVSFPVGHPIGIDVRRLIQAGTATRVVDKAKDAQATLDIISVVNDKQIMSVSGGGRVREFELRYRVSFRLYDAKGVDLIPTNEIALRRIIPFTDAQVVAKEGEEAMLVREMQSDSAQQILRRLESVKIAATK from the coding sequence ATGAAAAATATCTTGTTGGTTGCATTGTGTTTCGTGCTCACCGCATGCGGCTTCCAGTTGCGTGGCCAGGCTTCGCTGCCGTTTGAGACCATTTATGTTTCCTTTCCTGTGGGGCATCCTATTGGCATCGATGTCAGGCGTCTTATTCAGGCCGGTACCGCCACGCGTGTGGTTGATAAGGCGAAAGATGCACAAGCCACGCTGGATATCATCAGTGTAGTGAATGACAAACAAATCATGTCGGTATCGGGAGGCGGAAGGGTGCGCGAGTTCGAATTGCGTTATCGGGTTTCTTTTCGCCTCTATGACGCCAAAGGAGTAGACCTCATTCCCACCAATGAGATTGCCCTGCGTCGCATCATTCCCTTTACAGACGCGCAGGTCGTGGCAAAGGAGGGCGAAGAGGCGATGCTGGTCAGGGAAATGCAAAGCGACTCCGCGCAGCAAATCTTGCGGCGGCTGGAGTCGGTGAAAATAGCGGCAACCAAATAA
- the holA gene encoding DNA polymerase III subunit delta — protein MRINPEQLTRHLQAQLAPLYTVFGDELLLAIEAADLIRARARQAAYIEREIFTVDHHFNWAALRQSSSSLSLFGERRIMDIRIPSGKPGIQGGAAIEAYCRALPPDTLTLVTLPRIDKQGSAAKWFQALEKSGVMIPVLPVERNRLPAWIGQRLEMQEQNAEPETLQFLADKVEGNLLAAHQELKKLELLYPAGILSFNQVKDAVLDVARYDVFKLSNAMMAADTVRYARILEGLQGEGTALPFIVSTLAGQIRSLIIILKGRDSGKSLMQLMNQARVWGDQQKIVESAVSRLRAKQLVQALLHTAKIDRISKGVAQGDAWDELMQLGLRFVAGKR, from the coding sequence ATGCGAATCAATCCCGAGCAACTTACCCGGCATCTTCAGGCACAGCTTGCACCGCTCTACACGGTGTTTGGCGACGAGTTGCTACTGGCTATCGAGGCCGCCGATTTAATACGCGCCAGGGCGCGTCAGGCGGCCTATATCGAGCGGGAGATCTTCACGGTAGATCATCATTTCAATTGGGCTGCCTTGCGCCAGAGCAGCAGTAGCCTTTCGCTGTTCGGGGAACGCCGTATAATGGACATACGTATCCCGTCCGGCAAACCGGGGATTCAAGGCGGTGCGGCGATAGAAGCGTATTGCCGTGCACTGCCGCCCGACACCCTCACGCTCGTCACCCTGCCCAGAATCGATAAGCAGGGTTCGGCGGCAAAATGGTTTCAGGCGCTTGAAAAATCGGGTGTGATGATTCCAGTCCTTCCGGTGGAGCGTAACCGTTTGCCCGCATGGATAGGTCAGCGGCTTGAAATGCAGGAGCAAAACGCCGAACCCGAGACATTACAATTTCTTGCGGACAAGGTGGAGGGCAACCTGCTTGCGGCCCACCAGGAGCTCAAGAAACTTGAGCTGCTCTACCCGGCGGGAATATTGTCTTTCAATCAGGTGAAGGACGCGGTGCTGGATGTGGCGCGTTACGACGTTTTCAAACTGTCTAATGCGATGATGGCGGCGGATACCGTGCGGTATGCCCGGATATTGGAAGGCTTGCAGGGCGAGGGTACGGCATTGCCGTTTATTGTCTCCACCCTCGCGGGACAGATTCGCTCGCTAATTATCATTCTGAAAGGACGGGATTCAGGCAAGTCACTCATGCAACTCATGAATCAAGCCCGGGTATGGGGAGATCAACAGAAAATTGTGGAAAGTGCAGTCAGCCGCCTCCGGGCGAAGCAGCTGGTGCAGGCCTTGTTGCATACCGCGAAAATAGACAGGATCAGCAAGGGCGTTGCGCAAGGGGACGCGTGGGACGAATTGATGCAGCTGGGATTGCGTTTTGTGGCAGGCAAGCGGTGA